In one window of Flavobacterium ginsengisoli DNA:
- a CDS encoding carboxypeptidase-like regulatory domain-containing protein — protein MKLTKLLVFCISSLLFSVIAVAQDVTVNGMIKDETGMPVPGATILLKGTTKSTASDFDGKFQMQVPSNGSLTITFIGYTTVTEAVNGRTKITIQLKPESQTLNEVVVVGYGTQKKSVVTGAISSVKATDLEKVPNGRVEQSLQGRVAGVSVATTSGQPGAASKVRVRGITTFREGGNDPLWVVDGIAVDAGAVGFINQSDIESIEVLKDARFCCNLRYSCGYWGYLSYY, from the coding sequence ATGAAATTAACAAAATTACTTGTTTTTTGTATTTCATCTTTATTATTCTCGGTTATCGCTGTGGCTCAGGATGTCACAGTAAATGGAATGATTAAAGATGAAACTGGTATGCCTGTTCCAGGTGCAACAATTTTATTAAAAGGTACTACTAAATCTACTGCGTCAGATTTTGACGGAAAATTCCAGATGCAGGTACCTTCAAATGGATCATTAACAATTACGTTTATTGGTTACACTACAGTAACAGAAGCAGTAAATGGTAGAACAAAAATTACTATTCAGTTGAAACCAGAATCACAAACTTTAAATGAAGTTGTGGTTGTTGGATATGGTACTCAAAAGAAATCTGTTGTAACTGGTGCAATCTCTAGTGTAAAAGCAACTGATCTTGAAAAAGTGCCAAACGGACGTGTTGAACAGTCTTTGCAAGGTAGAGTAGCGGGGGTTTCTGTTGCGACTACTTCTGGACAGCCGGGTGCAGCTTCAAAAGTTCGTGTAAGAGGTATAACTACCTTTAGAGAAGGTGGAAATGATCCTTTATGGGTAGTTGACGGAATTGCTGTAGATGCTGGTGCAGTTGGTTTTATTAATCAATCTGATATTGAATCTATCGAGGTACTTAAAGATGCTCGCTTCTGCTGCAATCTACGGTACTCGTGCGGCTACTGGGGTTATCTTAGTTACTACTAA